One Desulfocurvibacter africanus subsp. africanus DSM 2603 DNA segment encodes these proteins:
- a CDS encoding flagellar hook assembly protein FlgD: MYIDVTSYLNSTMPEADAEPSSSLDQDDFLQILVAQLEQQDPTEPTDNAQMVDQMTSYAQLEQLTNISTAMDTLIAGMASLGATQAAGYIGMGVEAGGYTVAKDGESISPMTYTLGSDAESVSAYIYDENGDIVDTVILGSAQAGAHDFQWDGLDYNGKEVPDGTYSVGFSAEAENGDAVSVSTSVTGTVKAVFTQDGTIYLKLDDGRTVNLDNVTSITRGIQNDQDDQADA; this comes from the coding sequence ATGTACATCGACGTTACGTCCTACCTGAACAGCACCATGCCCGAGGCCGATGCCGAACCGTCCTCCTCCCTGGACCAGGACGACTTCCTCCAGATCCTCGTCGCCCAACTGGAGCAGCAGGACCCGACCGAACCCACGGACAACGCCCAGATGGTGGACCAGATGACGAGCTACGCCCAGCTTGAGCAGCTCACGAACATCTCCACGGCCATGGACACGCTCATCGCCGGCATGGCCAGCCTTGGTGCGACGCAGGCCGCGGGCTACATCGGCATGGGTGTCGAGGCCGGCGGCTACACCGTGGCCAAGGACGGCGAGAGCATCTCCCCCATGACCTACACCTTGGGCTCGGACGCGGAATCGGTCTCGGCCTACATCTACGACGAGAACGGCGACATCGTGGATACGGTCATTCTGGGTTCAGCCCAGGCGGGCGCCCACGATTTCCAGTGGGACGGCCTCGACTACAACGGGAAAGAGGTGCCCGACGGCACGTACTCCGTCGGCTTTTCGGCCGAAGCCGAGAACGGCGACGCCGTTTCCGTCTCCACCAGCGTCACGGGCACGGTGAAGGCCGTGTTCACCCAGGACGGCACCATCTACCTGAAGCTGGATGACGGCCGCACCGTGAACCTCGACAACGTGACCAGCATCACCCGGGGCATCCAAAACGACCAAGACGACCAGGCCGACGCGTAG
- a CDS encoding RNA polymerase sigma factor: protein MDDCKALNSFDGRKCSFETWLSLYAEKAALNHIRQSLYPTSQLSTIFAAMGVDVAGKEEAIDRQGDILEPTHKFVLRLLYDESLSFEEAANVLGVAPQVVRSLEGEAWGRIRMACRPAICELAQ from the coding sequence ATGGACGACTGCAAGGCTCTCAACAGCTTTGACGGGCGCAAGTGCAGTTTTGAGACATGGCTTTCTTTATACGCCGAAAAGGCGGCCCTCAACCACATCAGGCAGTCCCTTTACCCGACCTCCCAGCTTTCGACGATCTTCGCCGCCATGGGCGTGGACGTGGCGGGCAAGGAGGAGGCCATCGACCGCCAGGGCGACATCCTGGAGCCCACGCACAAATTCGTCCTGCGGCTCCTCTACGACGAGAGCCTGAGCTTCGAGGAGGCCGCGAACGTTCTGGGCGTTGCCCCTCAAGTGGTGCGCAGCCTTGAAGGCGAGGCCTGGGGGCGCATCCGCATGGCCTGCCGGCCGGCGATCTGCGAGCTGGCCCAATAG
- a CDS encoding VOC family protein has translation MTVSEQPVVWFSIPVLDLGRAMDFYAAMLDITLKPMGMDGQNMAFFPAAKGQPSGALVADPGNHPSVAGTRVYLNGGEDLQACLDRATKAGGKVVIPKTEIGEGMGHFAHVLDSEGNVVGLYSPK, from the coding sequence ATGACCGTCAGCGAGCAACCCGTGGTCTGGTTCTCCATTCCGGTCCTGGACCTGGGCCGGGCCATGGATTTCTATGCCGCCATGCTGGACATCACGCTCAAGCCCATGGGCATGGATGGCCAGAACATGGCCTTCTTTCCCGCGGCCAAGGGTCAGCCCTCGGGAGCCCTGGTAGCCGATCCCGGCAACCATCCCAGCGTGGCCGGCACGCGCGTATACCTGAACGGCGGCGAAGACCTGCAGGCCTGTCTGGACCGCGCCACCAAGGCGGGCGGCAAGGTGGTCATTCCCAAAACAGAGATAGGCGAAGGCATGGGCCACTTCGCCCACGTGCTGGATTCGGAAGGCAACGTGGTCGGCCTGTACAGCCCCAAGTAG
- the flgK gene encoding flagellar hook-associated protein FlgK, whose amino-acid sequence MISNLYYIGANALLNYQTAINVTGNNMANAEVAGYSRRTVDFATRTTTDKYYGQVGNGSIIQAIRRNYDSYLEDQYLGQSADSTYWSTVTSNCTAIESLFVQVEDDGLSAVLDSLWTGFEALPSDPGGTANRTELLGTAESLTGMLNDLYADMRREEERMNAEIRDQVNEVNDILGQLAEVNKGLVAHPENAGLQDKRSTLLTDLAEYVDIRTIEQEDGQITVQTLEGQTLVDGSKAYSFTVQGPRATASLTTTSGFDGAVYFEGSSSNELRIEFLTSGDTSGGAGAATFKVSTDGGKTWLSNDDGSVQTFTAGDIDHQVEVDGLSIWFGDSSDSSIPATTNIEAGDRFNVVPKTGVYWVKTTSNMVNVTPLEDASNRLSGGSLAGLLASRDEYLGEAQERMDALAASLIWEVNYAHSQGAGLSHHQSLLGTYEAEYTDRALSESGLSFADRLTGGSLSFALYDEDTGEALGITSVDFSGVTATDGNTYSTFDPSVHSLENVRDAIDDTFPGQLTASITDGRLMLAAEDGYEFESAGDSTGLLAGLGLNTFFTGDDLESIAVNPELLANPGRVNSAHVNGAGEVNQGDGTTALALAALRDTEITLSTTDWSMQGSLSECLATLVSKVGGDKAMAKTNFEVSFALAQDLYERQQSVAGVNVNEEVVNLTRLQDAYDAAAKLITTANEMFETVLSLKD is encoded by the coding sequence ATGATATCGAATCTGTACTACATAGGCGCCAACGCGCTGCTCAACTACCAGACAGCCATCAACGTCACCGGCAACAACATGGCCAACGCCGAGGTGGCGGGCTACTCGCGCCGCACCGTGGACTTCGCCACGCGCACCACCACCGACAAATACTATGGCCAGGTGGGCAACGGCTCCATCATCCAGGCCATCCGGCGCAACTACGACAGCTACCTCGAAGACCAATACCTGGGCCAGTCCGCCGACAGCACCTACTGGTCTACGGTGACATCCAACTGTACGGCCATCGAATCACTGTTCGTACAGGTGGAGGACGACGGGCTGTCCGCGGTGCTGGACTCGCTGTGGACCGGCTTCGAGGCCCTGCCCTCGGACCCGGGCGGCACGGCCAACCGCACCGAACTGCTCGGCACGGCCGAGAGCCTGACCGGCATGCTCAACGACCTGTACGCTGACATGCGCAGAGAAGAAGAGCGCATGAATGCCGAGATCCGCGATCAGGTCAATGAGGTCAACGACATCCTGGGGCAGCTCGCCGAGGTCAACAAAGGCCTAGTGGCCCATCCCGAAAACGCGGGACTGCAGGATAAGCGCTCCACCTTGCTGACCGATCTGGCCGAATACGTGGACATCCGCACCATCGAACAGGAGGACGGTCAGATCACGGTTCAAACCCTGGAGGGCCAGACCCTGGTGGACGGCTCCAAGGCCTACTCCTTCACGGTGCAGGGCCCCCGGGCCACGGCCTCGCTCACTACGACCTCGGGCTTCGACGGAGCCGTCTATTTCGAGGGCTCGTCGAGCAACGAGCTGCGGATCGAGTTCCTTACCTCGGGCGATACGTCGGGCGGGGCTGGAGCCGCGACCTTCAAGGTCTCCACGGACGGCGGCAAGACCTGGCTCAGCAACGATGACGGCAGCGTGCAGACCTTCACGGCCGGTGATATCGACCATCAGGTGGAGGTCGACGGCCTGTCCATCTGGTTCGGAGACTCCTCGGACTCCAGCATTCCAGCCACAACGAACATCGAGGCGGGCGACCGCTTCAACGTGGTGCCCAAGACCGGCGTATACTGGGTCAAGACGACCTCGAACATGGTCAACGTCACCCCCCTGGAGGACGCGTCCAACCGTCTGTCAGGCGGCAGCCTGGCCGGTTTGCTGGCCTCGCGCGACGAATACCTGGGCGAGGCCCAGGAGCGCATGGACGCCCTGGCCGCCTCGCTTATCTGGGAGGTCAATTACGCCCACAGCCAGGGCGCGGGCCTGTCTCACCACCAATCCCTGCTCGGCACCTACGAGGCCGAGTACACGGACCGGGCCCTGAGCGAAAGCGGTCTGTCCTTCGCCGACCGGCTGACCGGCGGCAGCCTGTCCTTCGCGCTCTACGACGAAGACACGGGCGAGGCCCTGGGCATCACCAGCGTGGACTTCAGCGGCGTGACCGCCACGGACGGCAACACCTACTCCACCTTCGACCCGAGCGTGCATAGCCTGGAAAACGTGCGCGACGCCATCGACGACACCTTCCCCGGCCAGCTCACGGCCAGCATCACCGACGGCAGACTCATGCTCGCGGCCGAGGACGGCTACGAATTCGAGTCCGCCGGAGACTCCACAGGGCTGTTGGCGGGCCTGGGGCTGAACACGTTCTTCACGGGCGACGACCTGGAGTCCATCGCCGTCAACCCCGAGCTGCTGGCCAATCCCGGCCGCGTGAACTCGGCCCACGTCAACGGCGCGGGCGAGGTCAACCAGGGCGACGGCACCACGGCCCTTGCTCTGGCCGCCTTGCGCGACACGGAGATAACCCTGAGCACGACCGACTGGTCCATGCAGGGCTCCCTGAGCGAATGCCTGGCCACCCTGGTATCCAAGGTGGGCGGCGACAAGGCCATGGCCAAGACCAACTTCGAGGTATCCTTCGCCCTGGCCCAGGATCTCTACGAACGCCAGCAGTCGGTGGCGGGGGTCAACGTCAACGAGGAAGTGGTGAACCTGACGAGATTGCAGGACGCCTACGACGCCGCGGCCAAGCTCATCACCACCGCCAACGAGATGTTCGAGACCGTGCTCTCGCTCAAGGATTAG
- a CDS encoding zf-HC2 domain-containing protein translates to MTPLLKKVLSRLAAKRLLDGIPGLETSCPPLVELAAYLDGRLRGRERREVEGHLAGCAGCRAGIIELRHILGALAIETPGTPEEVLQAARNIVKDQCARQACAR, encoded by the coding sequence ATGACTCCACTGTTGAAAAAGGTTCTCTCCAGGCTCGCCGCCAAGCGCCTGCTGGACGGCATCCCGGGCCTGGAAACCTCCTGCCCGCCCCTGGTCGAGCTGGCCGCCTACCTGGACGGCCGACTGCGTGGCAGGGAGAGGCGGGAGGTCGAAGGTCACCTGGCCGGCTGCGCGGGTTGCCGGGCCGGGATCATCGAGTTGCGCCACATCCTGGGAGCCCTGGCGATCGAAACTCCCGGGACGCCCGAGGAGGTCCTCCAGGCGGCCAGGAACATCGTCAAAGACCAGTGCGCCAGGCAGGCCTGCGCGCGCTGA
- the flgL gene encoding flagellar hook-associated protein FlgL, whose protein sequence is MRISTSMIYDNAILNMNKSLADYVGLSEQNASKKRINRPSDDPSGMRNVLTSRTLLSEIAQRQENLDTAKGWLSAVDDAIESSSTLVTRLEELAQQASTGTLSAEQRSMIALEAREIYEELVRLANTEFNGDHVLAGHKTDSPAFETCLWATVDDDTLGQDAVVSVSGSSAMSIKVQFTSAGTVGTDALTYRYSMDGGNTWIDATLAAGDTELDLGGVQVGLAAGSVVSANTGVDDDTSGTILFVRPAAQYLGDDNDTSPVSLSGTSQVSATAQGYFSGDVLVRFDSDANISGTLDYSYSTDGGHSWVTAQTATGGVLAVPGGYVELTAAPSGDVYSGDILSVRPHEADIKLPISDTSSVTVNAVGKDIFGGLYNGEAAGDPDSNLLEIAGELIGYMEFNQRDAIGDSLEKLKSAHEQLTSAAGEIGGRINRVELAQTSLTLEKDRAETFLSAVEDVNEIQLSVDLARSEYIYQSVLSTSSKILKLSLLDYM, encoded by the coding sequence ATGCGCATCTCGACCTCCATGATCTACGACAACGCCATCCTCAACATGAACAAGTCCCTGGCGGACTATGTCGGCCTGAGCGAGCAGAACGCCTCGAAAAAGCGCATCAACCGCCCCTCGGACGACCCGTCCGGCATGCGCAACGTGCTGACCTCGCGCACGCTGCTCAGCGAGATCGCGCAGCGCCAGGAGAACCTGGACACGGCCAAGGGCTGGCTGTCCGCCGTGGACGACGCCATCGAGAGTTCCAGCACGCTGGTCACGCGCCTGGAGGAGCTGGCTCAGCAGGCCTCCACCGGGACTCTTTCGGCCGAGCAGCGCAGCATGATCGCCCTGGAAGCCCGCGAGATCTACGAGGAGCTGGTGCGTCTGGCCAACACGGAATTCAATGGCGATCACGTGCTTGCCGGGCACAAGACCGACAGCCCAGCCTTTGAAACCTGCCTGTGGGCCACGGTGGACGATGACACTCTGGGCCAGGACGCCGTGGTATCCGTCAGCGGATCGTCGGCCATGAGCATCAAGGTCCAGTTCACCTCCGCGGGCACGGTCGGCACCGACGCTCTGACCTACCGCTACTCCATGGACGGCGGCAACACCTGGATCGACGCCACGCTGGCCGCGGGCGATACGGAGCTGGACCTGGGCGGCGTTCAGGTGGGGCTGGCCGCCGGTTCCGTGGTCTCGGCCAACACGGGTGTCGACGACGACACGAGCGGAACCATCCTGTTCGTGCGGCCTGCGGCGCAGTACCTTGGCGACGACAACGACACATCCCCGGTGAGTCTGTCCGGCACGTCGCAGGTGAGCGCCACGGCCCAAGGCTACTTCTCCGGCGACGTGCTCGTGCGTTTCGACAGCGACGCCAACATCTCCGGCACGCTGGACTACTCCTACAGCACCGACGGCGGCCACTCCTGGGTCACGGCCCAGACCGCCACGGGCGGGGTGCTGGCCGTGCCCGGCGGATACGTGGAACTCACGGCCGCTCCCTCGGGCGACGTGTATTCGGGGGATATTCTTTCCGTCCGTCCGCATGAGGCCGATATAAAGCTGCCCATCTCGGACACATCCTCGGTGACCGTCAACGCCGTGGGCAAGGACATCTTCGGAGGCCTGTACAACGGCGAGGCCGCCGGCGACCCGGACAGCAACCTGCTGGAGATCGCGGGCGAGCTCATCGGCTACATGGAGTTCAACCAGCGCGACGCCATCGGCGACTCGCTGGAAAAGCTGAAGTCGGCCCATGAGCAGTTGACCAGCGCCGCCGGAGAGATCGGCGGCAGGATCAACCGCGTCGAACTGGCCCAGACCTCCCTGACCCTGGAGAAGGATCGCGCCGAAACCTTCCTGAGCGCCGTGGAGGACGTGAACGAGATCCAGCTCAGCGTGGATCTGGCCCGTAGCGAGTATATTTACCAGTCGGTGCTCAGCACCTCTTCGAAAATCCTGAAGTTGAGCCTGCTCGACTACATGTAG
- a CDS encoding DUF1622 domain-containing protein, with protein MKHFVEMIVIALEASGIAVIVLGALTLIWRYATGILRGVPASHAYHLLRRNLGRVILLGLEFLVAADIINTVSVQPSFRDLGVLGLLVIIRTFLSFALEIEINGRLPWRMGSDASPGL; from the coding sequence ATGAAGCATTTCGTCGAAATGATCGTCATCGCCCTCGAGGCCAGCGGCATCGCCGTCATCGTCCTGGGCGCGCTGACCCTTATCTGGCGCTACGCCACGGGAATCCTGCGCGGCGTTCCGGCCAGCCATGCATACCATCTCCTGCGCCGCAACCTGGGCCGGGTCATCCTGCTGGGCCTGGAATTTCTGGTGGCAGCGGACATCATCAACACGGTCTCGGTGCAGCCCAGCTTTCGGGACCTGGGAGTGCTGGGCCTGCTCGTGATCATTCGCACCTTCCTGTCCTTCGCCCTCGAAATCGAGATCAACGGCCGTCTGCCCTGGAGGATGGGCAGCGATGCAAGCCCAGGGCTCTAA
- a CDS encoding flagellar hook protein FlgE, with translation MGLSNSMWTAISGLTSHSESMSVIGNNLANANTLGFKSGTVHFEDMFYSQLSTASGFDQVGHGSRVSTIYTNYTQGPHEASSESTHVALGGKGMFVVTNKTSGSTYYTRAGNFTFNQNGYLTDPNGYVVQGWKAADGSSDGKVTTVGSLKDIRLESYQSPPKATEKVRLASNLDLNSDDNSVDPTNPFFSLFTNWDGTAETPLGDDRYAYQTTIKVYDEGGTAHDLTVYFDPVDAASMAADPNGKRVFEYVVTCDPAQDGRTLADGTQLNTTSSAGMLMTGTITFDGSGNMVGMNAFTLDSAATGSTVSALSSWVPAELSDNGMPTLTANFTGQPNASFTTDADALPIEIDFGLSDKTNVGWNIPAGVTSAANVGTDFTLLPNYDTPDRSATAFTSYDESSTSTVQTQDGYAPGFLQDISVNDDGVVSGQYSNGQIIDLFVLAVADFDNYQGLKQEGGNLFSETTESGMARTGTANVGGRGDIASATLEQSNVDMSTEMVRLITIQRGFQANGKVITTTDTLMGEVINLKRS, from the coding sequence ATGGGTCTTTCCAATTCCATGTGGACCGCCATATCGGGCCTGACGTCCCACAGCGAGTCCATGTCCGTCATCGGCAACAACCTGGCCAACGCCAACACTTTGGGCTTCAAGAGCGGCACGGTGCACTTCGAGGACATGTTCTACTCGCAGCTGTCCACGGCCAGCGGTTTCGACCAGGTCGGCCACGGCTCGCGCGTGAGCACCATCTACACCAACTACACCCAGGGCCCGCACGAAGCCTCCTCCGAATCGACGCACGTGGCCCTGGGCGGCAAGGGAATGTTCGTGGTCACCAACAAGACCAGCGGCTCGACCTACTATACCCGCGCCGGCAACTTCACCTTCAACCAGAACGGCTATCTGACCGACCCCAACGGCTACGTGGTCCAGGGCTGGAAGGCCGCCGACGGCTCGTCCGACGGCAAGGTCACCACCGTGGGCTCCCTGAAAGACATCCGCCTGGAAAGCTACCAGTCGCCGCCCAAGGCCACCGAAAAAGTACGCTTGGCCAGCAACCTGGACCTGAACAGCGACGACAACTCCGTGGACCCGACCAATCCGTTCTTCTCGCTCTTCACGAACTGGGACGGCACGGCCGAGACACCCCTGGGCGACGATCGTTACGCCTACCAGACGACCATCAAGGTCTACGACGAGGGCGGCACGGCTCACGACTTGACCGTCTACTTCGATCCCGTGGACGCGGCGTCCATGGCTGCGGACCCGAACGGCAAGCGCGTCTTCGAGTACGTAGTCACCTGTGATCCAGCGCAGGACGGCCGGACTCTTGCCGACGGCACGCAGCTCAACACGACTTCGTCCGCGGGCATGCTCATGACCGGCACCATCACCTTCGACGGCTCGGGCAACATGGTCGGCATGAACGCCTTCACGCTCGATTCCGCCGCAACAGGCTCCACCGTTTCGGCTCTGTCCAGCTGGGTGCCAGCCGAGCTGTCGGACAATGGCATGCCGACCCTGACGGCCAACTTCACTGGTCAGCCGAACGCCAGCTTCACCACGGATGCCGACGCACTGCCCATCGAGATCGATTTCGGCCTGTCCGATAAAACCAACGTAGGCTGGAATATTCCTGCCGGCGTGACCAGCGCCGCTAACGTGGGCACCGACTTCACCCTGCTGCCCAACTACGACACGCCCGACCGTTCGGCCACGGCCTTCACCAGCTACGACGAGTCCTCCACTTCGACAGTGCAGACCCAGGACGGCTACGCGCCGGGCTTCCTGCAGGATATCTCGGTCAACGACGACGGCGTGGTCTCGGGCCAGTACTCCAACGGCCAGATCATCGACCTGTTCGTGCTGGCCGTGGCGGATTTCGACAACTACCAAGGCCTCAAGCAGGAAGGCGGCAACCTCTTCTCCGAGACCACCGAGTCGGGCATGGCCCGCACGGGCACGGCCAACGTCGGTGGCCGCGGAGACATCGCCTCGGCCACCCTGGAGCAGTCCAACGTGGACATGTCCACGGAGATGGTGCGCCTGATCACCATCCAGCGCGGCTTCCAGGCCAACGGCAAGGTCATCACCACCACGGACACGCTCATGGGCGAGGTCATCAACCTCAAGCGCTCGTAG
- a CDS encoding PAS domain-containing sensor histidine kinase: MSEELKKELERKDRLIDDLGRRLAECELRESERGRAGKGWWGETAGDGLRMLQAILEFIPEGLAIAEGPDATMSMVSRYGRETFGKSLEDMQGCSYQNLLRRVAVLKADGVTPVKREEWPLVRTIATGEVVEEEELVILRPDGSQVPILCNAGPIRDEAGNIRGGMLFWVDITTQKQLRDSFRESEERFRAIFDQAAVGMAQTAPDGRFLRVNTKYCEMLGYSSEELANLSIYDVIYPEDLEEERVLIQRLLDGDIPAYSLARRCYRKNKTIVWTEVTASVVRKPSGEPDYVISVKVDISQRRKAEELLLRREQEYRNLAENSPDIIARIGRDMRYLYINPAGGRIRGAPPAHIIGKTVYQLGYTHEFSKRAEKRVARLFSTGKEETFEYELSSSLTGSRIFQARIVPERDKHGDVESALIISRDITDLKQMESELKAAKEAAEEANRTKSQFLANMSHEIRTPMNGIIGMTELALASCANVDCGTYLGMARKSARNLLGIINDILDLAKIESGKVEIEEYAFDARASLEALFATMALDAERKGLRFDARIDANVPARLKGDERRLLQVFTNLIGNAVKFTLEGGIAVKVLVADPVSLGLLESCPDPAAVCLFASVSDTGIGIPADQIGRIFESFAQVGGHAHLKFGGTGLGLSISKRLVELMGGKLWVESEPGKGSTFTFAVMLKPAEAARPEPEPQVQAVPRPSLEPRKILLAEDDQINQILAMSLLERRGHKVTAVENGREAIEALQRECFDLVLMDARMPEMDGEEATRIIRESTPPGVDKNIPIIALTAYALKGDRERFLAAGMDDYIAKPLDLEELDKVLAKVQDADKCRKSGG, translated from the coding sequence ATGTCCGAAGAATTGAAAAAGGAATTGGAGCGCAAGGACCGGCTGATCGATGATCTCGGAAGGCGGCTCGCCGAATGCGAGCTGCGCGAAAGCGAGCGCGGGCGCGCCGGGAAGGGCTGGTGGGGGGAGACCGCCGGAGATGGGCTGAGGATGCTGCAGGCGATCCTGGAGTTCATTCCGGAGGGTTTGGCCATCGCCGAGGGGCCTGATGCCACCATGAGCATGGTCAGCCGCTACGGCCGTGAGACTTTCGGCAAATCGCTTGAGGACATGCAAGGGTGTTCATATCAGAATCTCCTGCGGAGGGTGGCAGTCTTGAAGGCGGACGGCGTCACACCCGTAAAGAGAGAGGAATGGCCGCTCGTGCGCACCATCGCCACAGGGGAAGTGGTTGAGGAAGAGGAGCTCGTCATCCTGCGCCCGGACGGCAGCCAGGTGCCGATCCTCTGCAATGCCGGACCGATCCGTGACGAGGCCGGCAACATCAGGGGCGGAATGCTCTTTTGGGTGGACATCACCACGCAGAAGCAGTTGCGGGACAGCTTTAGGGAGAGCGAAGAACGCTTCAGGGCCATATTCGACCAGGCCGCGGTGGGCATGGCTCAAACCGCTCCCGACGGCCGCTTCCTCCGGGTCAATACCAAATATTGCGAAATGCTCGGCTACTCAAGCGAGGAGCTTGCCAATCTTTCGATTTATGACGTCATCTACCCCGAGGATCTCGAAGAGGAACGCGTCCTGATCCAGCGGCTGCTTGATGGAGACATCCCGGCCTATTCGCTGGCGCGGCGATGTTACCGGAAGAACAAAACCATCGTCTGGACGGAAGTCACCGCATCCGTGGTGCGCAAGCCGTCGGGCGAGCCGGATTACGTTATCTCCGTCAAGGTCGATATTTCGCAGCGCAGAAAGGCGGAGGAACTCCTGCTTCGGAGAGAGCAGGAGTACAGAAACCTGGCTGAGAATTCTCCCGACATCATTGCCAGGATAGGCAGAGACATGCGTTACCTGTACATCAATCCCGCCGGAGGGCGGATACGAGGGGCTCCGCCAGCGCACATAATAGGCAAGACCGTCTATCAACTGGGATATACGCATGAATTCAGTAAAAGGGCCGAGAAAAGGGTCGCACGGCTCTTCTCCACGGGCAAGGAGGAGACCTTTGAGTATGAATTGTCTTCGTCACTCACGGGGTCGAGGATCTTCCAAGCCCGTATCGTTCCCGAGCGTGACAAGCATGGCGATGTGGAGTCCGCCTTAATCATCTCCAGGGATATCACGGACCTCAAACAGATGGAGTCCGAGCTGAAAGCAGCCAAGGAGGCCGCCGAGGAAGCCAATCGGACCAAAAGCCAGTTCCTGGCCAACATGAGCCATGAGATCAGGACTCCCATGAACGGCATCATCGGCATGACCGAACTGGCTCTCGCAAGCTGCGCCAATGTCGACTGCGGCACATATCTCGGCATGGCCAGAAAATCCGCGCGGAACCTCCTCGGCATCATCAATGACATCCTGGACCTGGCCAAGATCGAGTCGGGCAAGGTCGAGATCGAAGAGTATGCATTCGATGCGCGAGCCTCGCTGGAAGCCCTTTTTGCGACAATGGCCCTGGACGCGGAAAGAAAGGGGCTGCGCTTCGACGCCCGCATCGATGCGAACGTGCCGGCTCGCCTGAAGGGAGACGAGAGGCGCTTGCTGCAGGTTTTCACCAATCTTATTGGAAACGCCGTCAAGTTCACCCTGGAGGGCGGGATAGCCGTCAAGGTGCTGGTGGCGGACCCGGTTAGCCTTGGTTTGCTGGAATCCTGCCCGGACCCGGCAGCGGTCTGCCTTTTCGCCTCCGTCAGCGACACCGGGATAGGCATTCCCGCGGACCAGATCGGAAGAATCTTCGAGAGCTTCGCGCAGGTCGGAGGCCACGCGCACCTCAAATTCGGCGGAACAGGGTTGGGCTTGTCCATCAGCAAGCGGCTTGTGGAGCTGATGGGCGGGAAGCTCTGGGTCGAGAGCGAACCCGGCAAGGGCAGCACGTTCACATTCGCGGTGATGCTTAAACCGGCGGAGGCGGCCCGGCCGGAGCCCGAGCCGCAAGTCCAGGCTGTTCCCCGGCCAAGTCTCGAGCCGCGCAAAATTCTCCTGGCCGAGGATGATCAGATCAACCAGATCCTGGCCATGAGCCTTCTTGAACGAAGAGGCCACAAGGTGACGGCCGTGGAGAACGGCAGGGAGGCCATCGAGGCCCTTCAGCGGGAGTGCTTCGATCTTGTGCTCATGGACGCCAGGATGCCGGAGATGGACGGCGAGGAAGCGACCAGGATCATCCGGGAGT